In the genome of Flavobacteriaceae bacterium YJPT1-3, the window TTAGCCAGGTGATCTTGTTTTATACCTATGGCGCCATCATGATGGCTTTGGGTATTGCAGCGGTAGTGTACAACAACAAATTCAACTCCAATCGTTCCCTGCTGTTTATGTTTGTAGCCTTCGGCTTTATTTTTGCCGATGTCGCCTCTTTATTGGCCTATTATTTTGAGTTGGATCCCTTCTACTATTTCGACCGTTCCTTTGTGATTGTGGGTCTTACTGTAGCGGTAGCTTTTGGAAACCGGCAGGAGGCACTTGACGAAATGGATCAATACCTGCAGATGGAAGAGGAGCTGGAACAACTCAAAGAATTACACGAGGTTCGCAACAGCTGATCAACGCTTCAATGCCCTAAATGGAACTCAATAGCGGAGAAGGCAGCCGCCTGCAAATCCGTTTAAATATCGTAATTTCGTGTTGCGAAAAATAGGATTGGATGCTCGAGAAATTACAAATAGTAAAACAACGCTTTGATGAAGTCAGTGATCTGATCATACAGCCTGAGATCATTAGTGATCAGAAGCGCTATGTGGCCTTGAATAAGGAATACAAAGACCTTAAAGCGCTTATGGATGAGCGTGAAAAATACATCAGACAAACTAACCGTCAGCAGGAGGCAGAAGAGATCATTGCCGATGGCAGTGATGCAGAAATGGTTGAAATGGCCAAAATGCAGTTGGATGAGGCTAAAGAGGCACTCACCAGCCTGGAAGAGAAGATCCGTATGATGTTGGTTCCTAAGGATCCCGAAGATGCCAAGAACGTGGTTATGGAGATCCGTGCCGGAACCGGAGGCGACGAGGCCAGTATTTTTGCCGGAGATCTTTACCGAATGTATAGCAAATACATTGAAAATAAAGGCTGGAAACACAGCACGATCGACTTTAGCGAAGGTACCAGTGGGGGCTTCAAAGAAATTCAGTTTGAGGTTACCGGAGAAGACGTGTACGGGACCCTGAAGTATGAGGCAGGCGTTCATCGCGTACAGCGTGTTCCGCAAACCGAAACCCAGGGTCGGGTGCACACCAGTGCGGCCACCGTAATGGTGTTGCCAGAAGCGGAGGAGTTTGACGTGGAGATCGATCCTAAGGACGTTCGGATTGACTTCTTCTGTTCTTCAGGACCCGGAGGCCAATCGGTGAATACCACCTATTCAGCAGTTCGTTTGACCCACGTGCCCACCGGCTTGGTCGCTCAGTGTCAGGACCAGAAATCACAACACAAGAATAAAGAAAAAGCATTTCGCGTGTTACGTTCGCGCCTCTACGATCTGGAATTGGCCAAAAAGCAAGAAGAAGATGCTGCTAAACGAAGCTCTCAGGTCAGCAGCGGGGACCGCTCTGCAAAAATCCGAACCTACAACTACCCGCAGGGTCGCGTGACCGATCACCGTATCGGACTTACGCTCTACGATCTTCAAAACATCATCGACGGAGATATTCAACGCATTCTGGATGAACTACAACTGGTTGACAATACGGAAAAGTTAAAGGCTACAGAAGAAAGTATTTAATGCTTATCACTCACGCGTTATGACCGTAGAACATTTGCAACAGCAAATCCAAGTCAAAAAGTCCTTTCTCGTGGTGGGATTGGATACAGATACCGACAAAATTCCCGAGCATTTGCTGAATGAAGAAGATCCCATTTTTGCCTTCAACCAACAAATTATCGATGCCACGGCTCCCTATTGCGTCGGGTATAAGCCCAATACAGCATTTTATGAGGCCTACGGCCTACGGGGCTGGAAAGCACTTCAAAAAACCATAGATTACCTCAATCAAAAGTATCCGGATCATTTTACCATTGCCGATGCCAAGCGCGGGGATATCGGAAATACTTCGACACGCTACGCTGCAGCTTTTTTTAATGATCTTAACTTTGATTCCGTAACGGTAGCGCCCTATATGGGAAAAGATTCGGTGGAACCCTTTCTCGCCTTTGCAGGAAAATTTACCATACTACTAGCCCTCACTTCCAATCCTGGGGCCTTTGATCTGCAGACCCAGGAAATTCAGGGTCAGCCCCTCTATAAAAAGGTGCTCACTGTTTCCAGGGGGTGGACGCACAGTGACCGACTCATGTATGTGGTGGGTGCCACCAAAGCTGAATTTTTACAAGAAATCCGGGAAATTGTTCCTAATGCATTCCTATTGGTGCCCGGAGTAGGAGCCCAGGGCGGAAGCCTGGAAGAGGTTTGCCGCTACGGAATGAACGATCAGGTGGGCTTATTGGTCAACTCGTCCCGAGGGATCATCTATGCTTCCCAGGGTCGCGATTTCGCGAAAGCGGCAGCAGAAAAAGCACAGGGTCTACAGCAGCAAATGGAGGCCATTCTCAAAGCATCCGGACTTCTTGAGTAGTACGCTATTTGTCGATCAAGTTGCCTATCCTACCCTTCGCAAGAACGGAGATCAGACCAATGAGACTCCGAACTCCATGGCATTTATTATTAAGGAGCCACCACAGCGCATTGTTTCATTAGTGCCCAGCCAGACGGAAACGCTCGTCGATCTCGGTCTGGAGGAGCAATTGGTAGGCCTGACTAAATTTTGCGATGCTCCTCAAGGTCTTAAGCAACGAAAAACCGTGGTTGGAGGAACTAAACAAGTACATTACGATAAAATAGAGGCGCTAAAGCCCGATATCATTCTTTGTAATAAGGAGGAGAACACACGGGCTATGGTAGAACAACTCAGTACCATAGCTCCGGTGCATTGTTCAGAAATCATTGATTTTGAAGACGCGCTGGAACTCATCATTGAGTACGGCCATCTCTTTGACAGATTGAAAGAGGCTGGAGCGTTGGTGGATAGAATTGAACTGGCGCACAAGGACTTTGAAGCCTTTGTAAGTGATCGGGAGCTAAAACAAGTAGCCTATCTCATATGGAAAGATCCTCTCATGGCAGTTGGTGAAAAGACCTTTATCCAAACCATGCTCACTTTGGCTGGTTTTAAGAATGTCTTGGATGACAATACCGGAAGGTGGATGCGGTATCCTGAAGTTGCCTGGAAAGATCTGGAGCAGGCGGATTACGTTTTTCTTTCCTCAGAGCCCTTTCCTTTTTCCGAGGCAAAGCATTTTTCCTGGGTGGAAAAGAATAGCAGAAGCAAACCGGTTCTCGTTGACGGGGCCTACTTTTCGTGGTACGGCAGTCGTATGCTAGTAGCCTTTGCCTACTTTA includes:
- a CDS encoding helical backbone metal receptor — its product is MSSTLFVDQVAYPTLRKNGDQTNETPNSMAFIIKEPPQRIVSLVPSQTETLVDLGLEEQLVGLTKFCDAPQGLKQRKTVVGGTKQVHYDKIEALKPDIILCNKEENTRAMVEQLSTIAPVHCSEIIDFEDALELIIEYGHLFDRLKEAGALVDRIELAHKDFEAFVSDRELKQVAYLIWKDPLMAVGEKTFIQTMLTLAGFKNVLDDNTGRWMRYPEVAWKDLEQADYVFLSSEPFPFSEAKHFSWVEKNSRSKPVLVDGAYFSWYGSRMLVAFAYFKQLHQQIDCA
- the pyrF gene encoding orotidine-5'-phosphate decarboxylase, which encodes MTVEHLQQQIQVKKSFLVVGLDTDTDKIPEHLLNEEDPIFAFNQQIIDATAPYCVGYKPNTAFYEAYGLRGWKALQKTIDYLNQKYPDHFTIADAKRGDIGNTSTRYAAAFFNDLNFDSVTVAPYMGKDSVEPFLAFAGKFTILLALTSNPGAFDLQTQEIQGQPLYKKVLTVSRGWTHSDRLMYVVGATKAEFLQEIREIVPNAFLLVPGVGAQGGSLEEVCRYGMNDQVGLLVNSSRGIIYASQGRDFAKAAAEKAQGLQQQMEAILKASGLLE
- the prfA gene encoding peptide chain release factor 1, with the translated sequence MLEKLQIVKQRFDEVSDLIIQPEIISDQKRYVALNKEYKDLKALMDEREKYIRQTNRQQEAEEIIADGSDAEMVEMAKMQLDEAKEALTSLEEKIRMMLVPKDPEDAKNVVMEIRAGTGGDEASIFAGDLYRMYSKYIENKGWKHSTIDFSEGTSGGFKEIQFEVTGEDVYGTLKYEAGVHRVQRVPQTETQGRVHTSAATVMVLPEAEEFDVEIDPKDVRIDFFCSSGPGGQSVNTTYSAVRLTHVPTGLVAQCQDQKSQHKNKEKAFRVLRSRLYDLELAKKQEEDAAKRSSQVSSGDRSAKIRTYNYPQGRVTDHRIGLTLYDLQNIIDGDIQRILDELQLVDNTEKLKATEESI